In a genomic window of Fusarium verticillioides 7600 chromosome 11, whole genome shotgun sequence:
- a CDS encoding amidase: MSVFFKEILPHVIFSAIITIQEKILIFCSSGNPVQAGDVEALLDPLNLTIRPEESSEYQLLLAAVHDCAERVSNLPDYQPVPDTARFPRQNIHLPKDHEQSYGHAWAHRFIIEGDKSSRSALAGKSVCLKDCIAVAGVPQFFGSDAFPAWTPSTDATVVTRALEAGAVITGTATCENFCNSTSSFTSAQGTIDNPRKAGYSAGGSTSGGAALVTGGLADIAIGTDQGGSIRVPASLCGCVGFKPTHGLVPYTGITSGDQIDDHAGPLARTVDEVAACLDVIAGYDGIDDRSLGAPPSGSFNYLDSLAGASVKGLRIGVLKEGYDNDLVQPGVKQTFFDTINRLKSLGADVDEVSIPLHKEGPSIWTIQQRISGSAGILGQANGRRGLYLTEFEQARLPWTSSEFEKLFPSTKNTVINGIYLSRNFPGLYAKTVNIGRQIRDAYEAKLKEYDVIIMPTTPFVAPRHGSRESVLKSFEPSIGMTNNTAIFNVTGNPALSLPVGWSKAVDDESVLLPVGLQIVGGLWQEKKVLNVAKALESSFDWEQEGKSTVEETEDVLNEVRRVRESSHL; this comes from the coding sequence ATGTCTGTGTTCTTCAAGGAGATTTTACCGCACGTTATCTTCTCAGCCATAATCACAATTCAAGAAAAGATACTAATATTCTGTTCCAGTGGAAACCCTGTTCAGGCAGGCGACGTCGAAGCGCTTCTTGaccctctcaacctcaccatcCGTCCCGAAGAGTCGTCAGAATACCAACTCCTCCTTGCAGCAGTTCACGACTGCGCAGAACGCGTCTCCAATCTCCCCGACTATCAGCCTGTCCCGGATACCGCAAGATTCCCCCGTCAAAATATTCATCTTCCCAAAGACCATGAGCAAAGCTATGGTCATGCTTGGGCGCATCGTTTCATCATTGAAGGCGACAAGTCCTCACGCTCAGCTTTGGCAGGGAAGTCTGTTTGTCTGAAAGACTGTATCGCTGTTGCCGGAGTGCCGCAGTTCTTTGGAAGCGATGCATTTCCTGCTTGGACACCGTCGACTGATGCGACTGTTGTCACAAGAGCGCTTGAAGCTGGGGCCGTGATTACGGGAACAGCGACGTGTGAAAACTTCTGCAACTCCACATCATCCTTCACGAGCGCGCAGGGCACGATTGACAACCCGCGCAAAGCAGGGTATTCGGCCGGCGGCAGTACCTCTGGTGGCGCGGCTCTTGTCACGGGCGGTCTGGCCGACATTGCTATCGGTACAGACCAAGGCGGTAGCATTCGTGTACCAGCCTCGCTGTGCGGTTGTGTCGGGTTCAAGCCGACACACGGACTTGTTCCATATACTGGTATCACAAGTGGTGATCAGATTGACGACCATGCTGGGCCACTCGCTAGGACAGTGGACGAGGTTGCTGCTTGCCTCGACGTCATCGCGGGTTACGATGGGATCGACGACCGATCACTCGGCGCACCACCATCCGGATCATTCAACTACTTGGACTCATTGGCTGGTGCATCCGTCAAGGGTCTCCGAATTGGCGTTCTGAAGGAAGGCTACGACAATGATCTGGTACAACCAGGCGTAAAGCAGACTTTCTTTGACACCATCAATAGGCTCAAATCGCTCGgtgcagatgttgatgaagtaTCGATTCCCCTCCACAAAGAAGGCCCTTCAATATGGACCATCCAGCAGCGCATATCCGGCTCGGCAGGCATCCTAGGCCAAGCCAACGGTCGCCGCGGCCTCTACCTGACCGAGTTCGAGCAAGCTCGTCTCCCATGGACATCTTccgagtttgagaagctcttccCATCCACCAAAAACACAGTCATCAACGGCATCTATCTCTCACGCAACTTCCCCGGTCTCTACGCAAAGACAGTCAACATCGGCCGCCAAATACGCGACGCATACGAAGCAAAGCTCAAAGAATACgacgtcatcatcatgccaacAACGCCCTTCGTCGCACCGCGTCACGGGTCACGAGAATCGGTGCTCAAGTCATTCGAGCCGAGCATCGGAATGACGAACAAcactgccatcttcaacgtcACTGGTAATCCTGCTCTGTCACTTCCTGTTGGTTGGTCaaaggctgttgatgatgagagtgttTTGTTGCCGGTTGGATTACAGATCGTTGGTGGTCTTtggcaagagaagaaggttctGAATGTTGCGAAGGCGCTGGAGAGCAGTTTTGATTGGGAGCAGGAGGGGAAGTCTACTGTTGAAGAGACGGAGGATGTGCTGAATGAGGTTCGACGTGTTAGAGAATCTTCACATCTGTAA